CCTGGTGATCCGGGATAGTGCCTCCGGTAGCCCAAGGCGGATCGCACTCAGTGGTGTAGGGTTGGAGCGATCGCCCTCTACAGCAGCGACCCCCACTCCATCCGGTGACTCCTCGCCCACAATTCTCAACTTTGCGGCAACTGATTCCCAGATTAGGGCAGGTGAATCGGTGCGACTCTGTTATGGCGTTGCCAATGCAAGCCAGGTCGTGATTGAAGGCGTTGGCGACGTTGCTCCCGCCACCGAGGAGTGCGTGACGGTGGAACCCGGTCAAACGACCACCTATAACCTGACGGCGATCGGCGCAGACGGACAGGAAGTGACCGCTCAAACAACCGTCCAGGTGACGCCAGCCGATGACCCTCCCGCACAACCTGAACCCGGCGCCCCTCTGACCACCCCTCAGTTAATCTCTCCGGGTAGCTCCAATCGCGGAGCCGCACCCGATTTGTTGTCCTGCAAGAACAGTACGCCACTCACCTGGGAGTCAAGCGGTTCTGGGAGAGACGTATTGACCCTGCAACAGTTCTCAAATCAATATCAGGACTGGATGACGGTGTTTGAGGAATCCCTACCTTCTGGCACCGATATCACTTCCTGGTTGACACAATATCAGAGCTATGAGTGGCGATGGATGGTGCGATCGGTCGATGGAGCGGGGCGATCGAGCGAACCGTCTCCCTGGTATTACTTCACTTGTTATGACTTTCAGTAGGAGTGATGGGGTTGAGGGGTAAGGGGGTAAAGGGGTAGAGGGGTGATAGGTGAACCGTAAAGACGCGATTAATCGCGTCTCTCCTCCACTCTCCCACTCCTCCACTCCCCCACTCGGTAGTGTTTCAGATCTGTTGCTACTAACCCCCGGCTGTCGCCGTCCCCCTTACCAAGGGGGACTACAGGGGGTCTTACAGAGGTTATCAACAGGTTTGGAACACCACCCCCCACTCTTCCACTTCCCTTCAATCAGGTTGCCAACTCCAAAGCTCGCCAACGACCAGTTCAAACTGCCCCCCATATTGGGCTGTAAATTCGTCCCTAAAGTAATCTGGCAGGTTGAGTAGAAATAGGGGTCGCGATAAATCAGCGATCGCCGGAATTTCCTTGGATATACCAAACTCCTGGAATGGCAGCAAGGTAACGGTTTCGTTGAGGAGGTAACTGAGGGACACCAAATTGGCTGGGTTATAGCCATAGCTATCGGTGATGAGCAGGGGAGAATCACTGCTGTTGAGCAGTTGAGCGATCTCCGGGTGGTGATAGCTCATGACTTTGTTCCACCAGGTATTGGCTTGTAAGTGTGCGCCTCCAGAAACGATGCCAGCGATCGCCAACCCCACCGACAGCACTACTCCAACCGCCTGGTAAGAGCGTTTTGTAGTGGTCAACAGATGAGCAATCAGATACGCCACAGCCAGTTGCAGCGATAAAAAGAAGGGCAGCAAGTAGCGAGTCACGGTCGATCGCTGTCCCCCTGACAGAATATCCGGCACAACCAGGGGCAGCGACGTGCCAATACATAACGCCACAACAAACAACCAAACTGGTTTTGGAGCGTGCCTGACCAGGAAATAGAGCGCGTAAATCTCCAGGAGCAAAATGGGAACCATGGCAAACCCGTGGAGCAATAGATCGGAGGCAGAGGCTCTGGCACCCATATCAAAAAACACACGGGTCAAGTTGAATAGCCACATTCTGACGGTCATATCAATCGGCAGGGAAACCGTGACCCAACCAGCAGACGCCTTCAAAACACTGAGATAGCGCACTAGAAAGTAGAGCCAGGGAATAAATGCAACAACTGCGATCGCCCCTGTGATCAGAAATGCGATCGCCCGTCGGGTCAACTGCCACTGCATCTGGAAACCATCCTCGACCCGCCATATCTTTAGTGGCTGACGGCAAATAACATATAGCCCATGCCCGATCGCCACTAATGCCGAAAATACAGCCGTATAAAATGACACCGTCAAAGTCACGCCATACACTGCCCAGTGCTGCCATTGATGGAGCCGCATTGCCCGCAACAACGCTGCACTGCTGAGCAATGTCAGAGCCGTGAGGAGACTGTATTC
This Oscillatoria sp. FACHB-1407 DNA region includes the following protein-coding sequences:
- a CDS encoding glycosyltransferase family 39 protein: MSTESFQPFTAKPVPALLKWTVLVLLVIGILFRFSHLDRKIYWHDEVFTSMEATAHTGSELKAEMFTGQERNPASLLSYQQIDPNRTLSQLIFGLGSEDPQHPPFFYLLMHFWMRLWGDSIVVTRSFAVLLSLLVFPAVYWLCWELFQSPLVGWVAIALLAISPIHLVYAQEAREYSLLTALTLLSSAALLRAMRLHQWQHWAVYGVTLTVSFYTAVFSALVAIGHGLYVICRQPLKIWRVEDGFQMQWQLTRRAIAFLITGAIAVVAFIPWLYFLVRYLSVLKASAGWVTVSLPIDMTVRMWLFNLTRVFFDMGARASASDLLLHGFAMVPILLLEIYALYFLVRHAPKPVWLFVVALCIGTSLPLVVPDILSGGQRSTVTRYLLPFFLSLQLAVAYLIAHLLTTTKRSYQAVGVVLSVGLAIAGIVSGGAHLQANTWWNKVMSYHHPEIAQLLNSSDSPLLITDSYGYNPANLVSLSYLLNETVTLLPFQEFGISKEIPAIADLSRPLFLLNLPDYFRDEFTAQYGGQFELVVGELWSWQPD